From the Gloeomargarita sp. SRBZ-1_bins_9 genome, the window GCGTCAGGGGTGAAGTGGGACCTGCGCAAGGTGGACCACTACGAGTGCTACGACGATTTTGATTGGGAGGTGCAGTGGGCCACGGACGGGGACTGCTTTGCCCGCTATATGGTGCGCGTAGGGGAAATGCGGGAATCGGCCAAGATCATCCTGCAGGCGCTCAAGGGGTTGCCGGGGGGGCCCTACGAAAATTTGGAGGCCAGACGGATGGCAGAGGGTCCCAAGTCGGAATGGAATGGATTTGACTATCAATTTGTCAGCAAGAAGCCGTCGCCCACGTTTAAGATTCCCAAAGGGGAACACTATGTGCGGGTAGAGGCGCCCAAGGGGGAGTTGGGGGTGTATATTATCGGCGATGATAGCCCGTTCCCCTGGCGTTGGAAGATTCGGCCGCCAGGATTTGTCAACCTGCAGGTGCTGCCCCAGTTGGTGCGGGGGATGAAGGTGGCGGATATTATGGCCATCCTGGGCAGTGTGGACATCATCATGGGTGAGGTGGACCGCTAATGAGTACGGGGATGGATTTGCAGCAGTCGTTTGTGCAGTGGTTGGAGGGGTTGGGGTTGACGCCAGGGGTGGCTAAGACGTTGTGGATGCCCTTGCCCATGGTCGCAGTGTTGACCTTTGCCACGCTCTGGGCGTTGGTGGCTACTTGGTTGGAGCGGAAAATTTCGGCGGCGGTGCAGCAACGGATTGGGCCGGAGTACGCAGGGCCGTTGGGGATGCTGATTCCCCTGGCGGATGTGGTGAAGTTGTTAGCGAAGGAGAATGTACGCCCGGGGAAGGCGGACCGCTGGCTGTTTACCCTGGGGCCGGTGGTGGTGGTAATGTCGGTGTTGTTGGCCTACATCATCGTGCCGTTTGGGCAGCATTTGGTGATTACGGACCTGGGGGTGGGCATTTTCCTGTGGATTGCCTTGTCGAGTATTGCGCCGATCGGCCTGTTGATGGCAGGGTATGGCTCTAATAATAAATACTCGCTGCTGGGGGGCTTGCGGGCGGCGGCCCAGTCCATTAGTTATGAGGTGCCCCTGGCGCTGGCGGTGTTGGCGGTGGCCATGATGTCCAACAGTTTGAGTACGGTGGACATTGTGGAGCAGCAGACGGGCTACGGGATTTTGGGCTGGAATG encodes:
- the nuoH gene encoding NADH-quinone oxidoreductase subunit NuoH, with amino-acid sequence MSTGMDLQQSFVQWLEGLGLTPGVAKTLWMPLPMVAVLTFATLWALVATWLERKISAAVQQRIGPEYAGPLGMLIPLADVVKLLAKENVRPGKADRWLFTLGPVVVVMSVLLAYIIVPFGQHLVITDLGVGIFLWIALSSIAPIGLLMAGYGSNNKYSLLGGLRAAAQSISYEVPLALAVLAVAMMSNSLSTVDIVEQQTGYGILGWNVWRQPVGFVIFWIAALAECERLPFDLPEAEEELVAGYQTEYSAVNFMLFYAASYLNLVLSCLLVAVLYLGGWESPISIEALAAWLNLSLDNPLVQVIAAAIGITMVLIKAYFMLFLAILLRWTVPRVRIDQLLDLGWKFLLPVGLANLLITAALKLAFPAVFGG